From the genome of Cydia pomonella isolate Wapato2018A chromosome 1, ilCydPomo1, whole genome shotgun sequence:
atacataaatcatgcattgtgatagaacgggtaaaataaaaactataaaaaaaattaggatacctcccatacaaaatgttttttctttgaatttattttgctatgaccctgtagtgtggcgtatggttggataaggtctttcaaaacgaattttatttacaatgtattatTAGAGAGTAAGGTCTATGAAACAAGTCCGGCGACTATCTCAGCACTAAAAGAAAATATCGCTCGCGAGGTTCATGCCATCCCGGCGTCACTTCTCCAGCGAGTGGCAAGGAACACTGAGGCCAGATTACAAGAATTTGTGCGACGTGACGGTCAACATTTAGacgatataatttttaagaaataaaacccGTTGTTCTCTTCTTTATGATAgttattcatataaatttatatcttttgtagtttttttattatttctattttaaatccTGATTCTGCCACCGGACACACTGTAGTACAgcatccgcggagtgcgagttctacttgaacttggccggttccgcgtgccgaaattgcatggtcagggtcggagcgcggggcccttagcatatgctttttctgctgttcggttaatccgcccctgctaagcaacggcgcaatgTATTAagccgctaacgatattcacgaCGGCATTactgtttcttggtacgaccgccaacttGCCGCCGCGAAACAGAGTGGCGCTCGTGCATAATTGAtgtttgagcgttatcgataaaaatgtctggatatagtgtgtatggAAGTAATTACTTTTCACCTAATGTAGTATAcctattaatttcaattaaatatcgAGTAAGTACGTCATagaaaaaactgttttaataacaattatttattacattgtagtttatacctataagtatatctTAGTCAGagcttagcaacgattcgaataactgcattaagtataatcatttttttttatactacgtcggtggttaacaagcatacggcccgcctgatggtaagcagtctccgtagcctatgtacgcctgcaactccagaggagttacatgcgcgttgccgaccctaaaccccccccccccctcgttgagctctggcaaccttactcaccggcaggaacacaacactatgagtagggtctagtgttatttggctgctgttttaaataaatatgtaaatatgttcATGCtagcaaaaatattatttaacattataatttaacataatttgctttcgcagttcttcataactctatgtaatattcggatTCTGGTGGCCACATATGCTATAATAAAGTTCATTCAAAAAccatgtccatgggcggcggtaatcgcttaccatcaggtgatccgtctgctcgtttgcctcctctaccataaaaaaaacgttactattttaataatgtaaccCTGATAtttactcccttttgtgaaGCAGAATCCAGGCGAgtgctcgcgtctaacgacaatcccaaagtaaaaaatttaaacaaaaagtaaataaaatcgtgcctaaaatttaaaaacaattaaattaattaattattaattctgCATTAGCATAAAACAAGCTTTCTAATCATGGTACATTTTTACAACTCAACTGATAcgtcattttaaaaaatccgtccagtgtCCTTagctacagggtgtactgaatcatcagtacttaaacccataaccctactttgtggctaagtcgcagtcgagtaaagtgttaatattggggtagatcacgtacaaatgtatagttaaagtagaattcatattcctcagTTTCCCAtcaagagaatgtcccctggaagtgtataagcgcttaATCTGGGTTCAACAAGTGATTTTTATagcaagatgtattttttccgcaaagatgtctatgactattttgtgtagaatttaataagcttgaatgttgccttacacaatattttcgtaaagaacgtagattttgagtaaaacgcgaaaTTCTCCTGAATGGTACACATTTTTCAAGATGGCTGCAATTCCTCGAgatccccaaatgtcaaatggtgtgggcatgaaaaaagggcctttaatttttaaatataccaattttcatgaaaagtcccgagatttcgaggttggtcctagtCCGATTGTGCTATTGGCAATAGATAATGCCTATAGAATGGATTTCAGGTTCATCcatggtatttaaaataaaacgaattattAGTGTCCAGTTGCTGAAATACACGAACAACATTAGTATCAAACGTCAGTTGAGAAAGTGTGACGTCATCGGCTCTGTAGAATTCGCGCCAAAAATTATGAGCGTTTCAACAACTCAAAATGtttcaacattttaaatattttttaataaaatagtgtaaacatttataaaagtatttttattttttccggtGTTGAACcgatataaataatgatttataaaagtaaaaaaatattatatgcatGAGGCTAATTGTGCATGATATATGGGGTACAAAAGTTAAACATACCTCATCCTCCTCGCCCGTGGTCACGGTTATTTTGTCGGGCAAGGGGACAATGGGCTCGTAATGCGGGTCATACTCTTCCTCCGCTCCATTGCCGGTATCTACTTCGTGGTCTGCATCGCTGATATTCTTTGATTGTGGCGCTTGTGCGAACAGCTGCTGACCAGCACCTTCCCATTTGAAATCAGGGTTTTCTAAAAGCAATATCTCGTATAATTAATGGGTACAAAAATCTGAATGGGACTAGAAACTTCCAGTTGCTCACGACAGAGGGCGCTTTAGAAGTAATAAGTATTTAGTCTTTGGTTTGTTTTCCGCTATTTGTGATCTAAGATAGCCGCGAACTACTCCGATCGTTTGTTCatctatttgcctctctatcgcttgAATACGCAAGAGTGAAGGAAAGGCAAATATAAGAACGAAAGACCGAAGAGGTACGGAAAAGGCCCATGTTAAcgtgtttttagtttattttagataataatatataattcgtTATATTTGCAAGTGATAAAAATTCGctacattgataaaaaatagaaaaatttggaaaagaatACAGACAAATTCTTTGTAAGTAGTGTAGCGTGTCttattgttaaatatattaaaacagttAATACTTACTTTGGAATTTTAATTCAGGTTGGCTTTTAAAGGCACTAAAAGACAGTAAACTATCAGAGCCTAATGCTTTCGGAGCAGTATAAGATATGTTTTTGTCTTCTTTTGGTGTATTTAATAGTTTGACAAGCTCACTCTTACTTCCTCCTTGGCCTTTAGAGTCAGTTTTAGGATCAAAGGTCAAAGTACTCTTGCCGTTTCCAAAATAATTTGGTGCATCTACCGAGGCGAATGCTGATGTTTGATCAGATTTAACCACATCGTTTGCCTTGACAAATATGTTGCCATCATTTTGATTGAACAAATTAAAAGGTTTCTGATTCGTCATGCCACTCGTAAACCCAAAAATTGATTTTCCATCTGGTTTTTGGCCGTCATTTAGTTTGGTGTTAACGGTTGCCCCGAATACCGCCTTCCCCTCAGTATTGCCGTTATTATTTGGTTTAAAACCAAACAATGATGAATTGTTTGACGTCAAGTTCGAGTTTGCGGTAGCAAATATTGATTTAGGATCAGATTGCGTTCCAATAGTAGTGCTAGTTTGCGCCCCAGGGATAATAGAAGAGTTCAGCATTGGTGCTCTGAATATTGAACTGGTGTTGTCTGCAGAAACGAATTTCGGTTTCAGGATAATTTTATTCGTAGAATTGGTTGGTTGTGAATACGCAGGCTGTTCAACAGTGTTAGCAGTTTTAGTTGCATTAACTTTATCCGGAGTAAAGACGGCTTTATTTTCCGTGGGTATCCTAAGCGCACTAGAGAACGCCGTCGGGGCAGTAAAAACATTTAGCGAAATGTTACTCTTTTTTGGGGCTTGGGATGTCGAATCTTTGCTGTCTTCGCAACCACGACAACCAGGACAAGGGtccttatttttatataagaagAAATTCTCTGGTAACATTAGTTGCAATGCTTTGTTCTTTTCCTCCGAGTTGGACTGTGTTTCAGTAACAAATTCCACATCATCATTGTCGTTATCACTTTTAACAgagatattttgattttgttgaATTTCATTATTCTTCCAGTCTCTCGCTCTGTCCACAGCGTCTTTAAACTGCATAgcaatttctttcgttttgaaCTTCAAGCAAAAACGGTGTACAGTTAATTCCCCTTCGGTGAAATCATTAGCAGCAAATATCCAATTTTTTTCGTCTTTAAGGTTGTAAGTTATATCTGGAGTCAGTGCATGATTTAAACATATCTTGAAGACTTGCTCACGCCTCATAACGACTCTGAAAAACACTTGTGGTTTAGTACAGGATTCATGGAACAAGTATTAAATTGATATTCAAATTGATTGTAtcgattttgtaaaattaattgttAGAAAATATTACACATACAACTAAATATTACCTCAATTTGGATGTATGTTTGTGCTTTAGGATTTTTACTACACCGAGTCCTCTTTCTTTCCATTCCCCAGAAACAAATATCAACAATTTTGCTCTGTGGGCAAAAAGCTCATCTTCATCTTCTTCACCTGTTACAACTTTCAcctgtacataaaaaaataaacttaaatattaattctaTACATAGATCAGCATTAAATGTCCAACGTGGATGCGAGAGTTGAATGCCTTAGGGCATTTGCACATTGATTAGTGATTATCGCCAATTCGTACATTTGGTCCTTGcttttagtagcaaatgtatgaacacGCACTAAACACTTATCAATATGTAAGCAGGCCATTAGGTGTTCTCGGTGAGCGATCTCGACGCGAAAGCGTAACGACCGGACACACGCGAATTCAACCTGATGCGGTGCGGCACTGCGGCTCGGCTTTGACCTTGCTCCGTACTACCGCCACCGTTTCACCGCGTTCGCGTCAAGTTCGCCTACTGCGTTGTTGATACATGTAACCCGATGAAGGAATGCTAAGTTGCATTGTCATCTAGCGCGAATTTGAGTATCCTAACTGTGGCACATAttagcataaaataaatacgaaacGTTTACAAATAATAGTTAAGAAATTAATTTAAGattttaatattgcttaccttATCGGGCAAAGGTATGATTGGTGTTATATGTATGTGGTGTCCTTCATCTTCAGAGGCATACTCGTTGCCGTCACTCTCTTCTCCGTTGTCTTTTTTAGGTGACTTAGCAGGGCTCCTAGCTTTAATTTGAGTTTTTGGCTTAAACACAAAGTCGAATGTTGCCGTTTCATTTGGTTTCTGGGGGGTTGGCAATAAGGCTGGTTTTTCTTTTGGTGTTAAAGATGCTGTCTGAACGGTATCACAAGATTTGCCGGTCCCTAGTGCTAATACATATTTTGTGGAACTTGTATCACTCTTTGGTAAATTGTCAGTGGATTTCACTTGAAGGTTTGAGGGGATGCCAAAATTGAATTTATGAGCACCAGTACCATCGAAAATAGAAGTAGTATTTGCCTTCTGTTCATTGCTATTGCTTGTTGGTGAAATACCAAAGTTAAATTTCGGAGTTGAAAATGTAGTGCTGGCGGTAATGGGCTTACTTGCTGCATTGGGATCTTTCGGGCTATTGCATGCACAGCAGGTATCAACACCACCTTCATTTCTAACAAAACATTGTTTGCATTCCCATGTTCCAGCTGCAGGTTTAAACATGTCGCCCCACGAAGATTTAACTTGTGCACTGGATACTATTTGTTCTGCGACCTGAACTGGATTGGATTGTTGGGGAATACCGAATTTAAATTTGACTTCGTTGTTAGGTGCTTTGATCTCTGTCATCTTTGTGTTTGCTGTAGCACTGCCGGAATTCTTTGGGCTGTTACACGCGGGACATATTTCGACATTCGCTTCGTTCCGAACTAAACATTCTTTACATTCCCAAGAACCTTGCTTGGGTTTGAATTTATCGCCCCAATTAGAATTTGCTGGTTTGTTTAAAGTAGTAATTCCAGTTTGGGAATTTTGTTTGGCCGCATTAAGTTCTTCTTTAGCTGCCTTGGAGTCGTCTCTTAATTTAGACTGAGCAGTTTTTACGACATCAATAAAATCATTGCAAGCTTGTGCCGTTTTAAAACGGAGACAAAAGGTTTCAGGTGTGAGCTCACCCTCGGAAAAGTCTTGAGCACACCATGTGACTGCTTTGTCAACATTAGGCATTTTCTGGAATGTCATTGCTTTAGTAACAGCATGGTTGCAGCATACTTTCATTACTTGCTCCCTTCTCATCAAAAGGCGCAATTTTTGCGGGTTTTCCTTATTTACGAGGATTTTCATATTACCGAGACCACGTTCCTTCCATTCTTTAGCAACAAAGCGTAACAACTTGGCTCTGTGTTCAAATAGAACAATTTCATCTTCCTCGCCAGTCTTGGTGTCTACTAACGCTGGCAAGGGCACAACAGGTGTAAACTCACCTGTCGGCTCGTATTCTTCTACTGTATCCGAAGTATTTAATTTATCCGTTGCCTCAACATTTGGCACTAATGTTTTAGAACAGTTAGTTTGCGAACTAGAAGTATTGAACAAATTGCTAAATGTTGAAGAAGCAGTTTTGAAATTCAAGCCACTAAACACATTAATTTTGCTTGTTAACGCAAGTTCAACATTTTTTCCGGAGGGTTTTGTATCTTCGATTATTTTAAACGCTGGTGTACTACTGAAAGTGAAACCACCGAATACTGTCTTAGCAGGTTGTAAATTATTGGCTGGAGTTCCTTTGACATCGAATGGTTTAGAAACATCATTTTTTGCACCTGTTTTATCAGATTTGCTTGAAGTTAGGTTTACCGGGGCTTCTAAGACTGCACTCGATGCCTCTGACGTAGTAGCCTCTGATCTAGCATTTTCGAAAGTTTGGTAAAATTGTCGCGCTATGTCAGCTGTTTTGAATCTGACACAGAACTTTTCTAGCACAAGCGTTTCGTCCGCAAAATCATTTGCTACCCAAAAgtaagcttttgtttcatttttcataggttttatttCCATGTAGGATGTTATAGTATGATTAGCGCAAATTTTATGAATTTGTTCTCGCCTCATAAGCACTCGAACTTTTCCAGTGGTTTTATGTTTAAGTAATTTCATGTCGCCAAGTCCTCTTTCTTTCCATTGATTGTCGACGAACCGATATAGTTTTGCTCTAGCCGAAAAAATTACAGTTTCATCTTCTTCTCCAGTTGTAACTTTTACTTCTGCTGGTAGAGGTATGATAGGCTTGAAATCCGGACATGGATCATAATTATCGATCGACGTGTTACTTTTCTCAGACAATGTTCTAGATTTGTTATGACTGTCATTGGCTGCACCGATCGAAACTTCTTCTTTTAAGCTGTTGCCGAGTTTTGGCGAAAAAGTTATAGGATGAGAATTGGTGGTTGGGGTGGCATCTTTGAATACCGTGTTTTGAGTCCAATTTGGAGATTCCGTGTTGGAACTTGTTTTATTTCCAAGTGATGGAAAACCAAAAGCTGGAGTAGGTTCTGTTGCAGGCATTTGTATTTGATAATTATGAGGAATACCTTTGACATGCTTAGGTGGTACTGTTACACTAAGTACAGGGGCTGGGGTAGTTGTGGATGTCGGCAATGGGTCTGAAGATGTCACCACAACATTCGCTGGTAACGAACGTGGACTATCCTTGGCTATGACATTTTGCGTCATTATTGATGTGACTGGGGCTGTTGAATGGGGTACTGGTAATGAGGAAGCTGCAACTGTGGCTGTAACTGAAGCCTGTACAGGAATCACTGGTACCGCTGTCTGTTGGGCAAGATGCGCCACATCTAAATACATTTGATCAGGGTTTGTGAAAACGCCTGGATAATTAACTTGCGGTCTGGCTGCATCAAATATTGGTGGTGCACCAGGCACTGATGACGGTTGAGAGAATTGCgaatataaattgaataaattctGACCATAAAGTTGGAAGGGATTTGGTGGCACAGAGAATGGCGATATTAGGCGCTGATTAAAGGGAGGCATAACTTGTTGAGCAGTGAAGGGCAACTGTGCTGCAAAAGTGGACGCGGTTTCATTTGTAGCGTATCCCTCATCGAGGTTAAATAATTCGTTTTCATTGATTGTCTGTTCAGAAGCTTTCTTAATTTTGCTTATGTCCTTCTTCAGCTCAGCTATTTGTTTTTTCAACTCGGTAACTTCTTTACACTCTTTTCTGCACTCATTAACTTGCTCTTTTACTTGATCTACAGAAATTTTCAGGAAAGCAAATTGATCATTGGTGTTTtgcatatttgaatttattgtgCTTATAATTTGGTTTCCCACTATTCGATTTTCTTCAAAAACACTTCTTGCGAGGTCAATTAAGTCATTGATTGCAGCAGTATCTCGTTTTAGCAAACTGGATTTCTGTTTATCGTTTGGTTCTATAAACTGTTGATCACAAACATTAGGAATTGATGTAGGGCCCATACTCAAATGTGATAATCGTTTTGGGGTAGAGCTAAAATTGCGCGAAAAGAGTGATTGACTTTTAAGAGCGCCATCTTCGTTGCCATGTATAGAAAAATACTCATCCGAAGGATtggcatttttatcatttggtCCATCGGACCATTCATTTAGATGGAGGTCTAATTCATTTATTAACTCTTCAGTTTTTATAAGTAGCATATGATTCGATTTATTCTCTGGACTTTTCAGTTTATAATGGGCCTCGTAAGCGTATTCTTGAGCCTTTGATAGCAATGACTTATATTTTGAGTTAGAGTCATCATTAGCATTGATTTGTGAATATTTGTTTTCGTTCAATGCCATTTTTTTATAAGCAACACTGAGATGATACAGACTCTGTGCGCTCTTCAATGGTGACAATAATTCGATTGCCTTTTCATACTCATTGTTATTTAACTCATAGAGTGCTACGTATAATTTACATTCTTCAAGTAAAGAGTCAGTATCTTTTGGCAACAGACTCAACTTTTCAAACATGCGTTTTTCGAATCGTGTAACTGCATCAGTGctttttttcttcaaaagaTTTATTGCTGATCTATAGTAAAGAACTCCTCGCAACTCCCAACTGTGtttatcatcaatatctgtaaTAAGCTTAGCTCGGTTACTGAATGTGCGACCTAGATCACACAGAAGTTCTGGCTCTATACCATGATTGTCGACACATCGCACAATTTCTATACCGCGACTAAGAGTTAGGCGAATATCTGTTATTTCTGCCCCCAACTCATTTTGACTAAACTTATAAGCGCAGTCCCACCACTTCATTTGAGACAAAGGACACAGTAAATCTGTAATGTTAGCCGGTAGCGTTTTTGGCTTATCTGATGGAACGCCAGAATCTCGCTGTTGACGGGACGTCAAGGCTGCGCAGTAAAGAAAAGCATAGAAATCCATTTGACATAAACTTTCTGGGCCACAATTTGCGTCATTTTGAACTGCCAGTGGAAgcatttcaaaaattgttaatttaaactGAGAAAAATCTTTGTATTTAGACAAAAGCCACACAAAATGATGAAGAGAACTTCCGTATGCTCTTTGAGCTTCTTCATCATGGATTTCAACTTCACTTCGTTTAGGTAAAATCAGAGCAGGCGCGTCAAAAGAAGTTGAGACCAAATgtgaagtatttattttttctaaatgatATCTGCTAGAGAATATCTTTCCATATAACTTGTCTCTCCAATGTATGCCAGAGCAATTTTGTGAAATGCGATCCAGGAAAGATTGGCTTTTATCATTGAAATTAGACAGCAGGTAATGTCCAGATTGTGAACACCTGTATGACCCTTCAGAATACCAGCGCCGTACCGCTTTCTGTTGCGTTTCTGGAGCTGAAATAACCCAGCTAGCGGAGACATCTGCAACTGAAGAATGCCATGCCATTAACATCAAAGGCTCAGCATCTCTAGCCGCATCTCGCCAGCTGTGTGTCGCTCCACGCTTGAGCAATAATGTTGCAGCAATGAAGGCAAATTGGCTACGGTGATGTTTTAGAAGACCAGCATGAAATTCGCCATGACCAGGATTGCTTCCAGTTTTAGCAACTCTCTCTATAGATTGATCGTAAGCATGAAGAAGCTCTGTTGACTCAAAAATACTTCTATCTTTGTAGCCTAAGGTCTGAGTTATACTCAAAACACACATTCGCTCTGTGACTGTCAATAAAAGCAATTGAAAAAGCCAGTCATTGCTTTTCCGGGGATTACATTTAAGAATCTGTCCAACTGTTTCATAccaatcataattattattgaagTTGTTCTCTCCAAACTCGATATTGCAACTATGAGTAAATGCttcttcaatattattatttttcaaataaaatttcaGTAAGCGAATGTGTAGCCTAACATCCTTGGGCCTTACAGCCAATTCTTCTAACAGCAGATAAACCAGTGCTTGTGGGTCTGGATTAGCCATAGACAATAACTTTTCACGTAATTGAAAGGTAACTGGATGCTTTGGAAACATTTTTTCTGCCTTCTCACACCAGTATTTAGCGCGATCAGGTTCAGTGCTTTCTTCATCACCAGCCAATATTTCACAAACTAAAACAATGAGAATGCAacaattaaaaagtaattacataattatattttacaatctTTTATTCAATTAGTGTGGGTGAAATCTTGGAAACTAAATCTAACCACAGCTGACAATaagcatacatatgtaaatcggatgacaatgcaatattatgatgacattgaGGCAAGAgctattttattatcttttatAGATCCGAAGTAAATTACGACAAAACGATCCCAGTATtcttaatttgatttaataataatatttacctttacttaaaaattgtattgaaacagccatccgactcttggtggtgtcatccggtatggaacaaaagtagtgtaatttgcttgtttataaaccgattttcaaaatgttaatggatttttatagcttattgatgtagcattcatatcttgatacaatgttttactgtgaagttactagtaaagttgataaaaacaatttttttttggaaaatttaaataaaacttaaaatttctcgcaaactatggtattaAGTAAGGTCAAATGTATGAACAATATTGTAGcgtatttaattttgctttttatgacaccccacacaagcttacatgtgacaTACTTTCTGTgttatacgcaatattctgaacgcggcagcggccattttgatgacgtcataactggtgacttaatcacgttagaaactgtctcccaatgtttatttagtcagaATAGCATGCTTAacaattatggagtgtggattaaaAGGAgttaaatctcttatggtagaactgttgcaaaagtgtccagctgtcagctataaataatagttccaaatatctccagagtagcgctagagtagctaagaacctaggcgttattgacggagtgaagtgcgctgtctatgatttgatttttttgttcaagtactcttaagtattgtagcgccacctatttaaggttttttgatgacactttttggtatatggagatttctttccttatacctccaccttccatattaacaacatactaaaatatggtgctggtttcatcaaaggcaccttttttCCTCTAAGGGAAGCGACTATCGGACTCTCACCTCTAATGCCCATTGACAAAGGGGCCTGGCTATGTAGCGGCAAAGTGGGAAAACATCGTGTTAATCGGGACCTACTTTCCCCCTATTCCCCAAATCAGCCACTCGTGGCTTTTGAGAGATATTTAGATAACCTTAGGAGGGTAATAAGGAGGGTTGCTCCGAAAGAAGTCTTACTAACGGGGGACCTCAATGCCAAATGTGCAGCTTGGGGCTCTCCCGTTACGGACGTGAAGGGTGAGGCCTTGCGAGACTGGGCGGTGACAATGGGGCTAAACTTTGTCAATCGGAGCAATGCTAATACTTGCGTGAGATGGCAGGGGGGGGGTCCATTGTCGACATCTCGTTGGCAACTCCAGTCGTCGCCAATAGGATTAGAGACTAGCGTGTCATGGAGGAGGTGGAGACCCTCTCTGATCACGTATACATACGGATGAGGCTCTCTCCTTCGCTAATGGTTATCAATGGGGATTACGTGCAGtatcagagaggaaaatgaggattacgtgcaggcaggcgaaggaagccGTCCCGACAATCAACCCCGGTTTGTcaaggaggctgagacagctgaacaggccacagctccggctttgactggggccataactggccacgccccactaaacaaacacctgttaaccctacgtgttacagatagccccctctgcagggCGTGCATGGAGGCAGAAGAGACAGCCACCCACGTCATTCTCAAATGCCCAAGGGTAGTAGAGTACCGGACTCAACACCTCGGTtcgccggggtctctcccagaagtcttcggcaacatcaagggtctgctcggcttcttggtagagttgAGTTGGCAAGAGTAGCGCTGACAACTTATATATGTCTAGTTGCGGCAACCAAGCCTATGGgaattacgtttgtatggggaagcggccgtcctcttccctcttaaagttcaggatttgacttggctagttttattaccaaaaaaactaaattatagaAAAGCCAAacagacaaatataatatagccTGTACATAGAAGCAGAATGTAAACGAACACACACGCCTTTCGCGCTGCGGGTCCTTTGATTTCCGCACAAAAAACCGCTCTTTTGGGAAGTGCCAGGCAGCGCGAGTGGCAATGGCAGTACCATGAGAAGTAGCGTACCTACCCACTCCCCTTCTCACTTCGGCTGAATGTAAATGTGGTATGCCACATCACCAACACCTCTAGTTTGCATAGCATACGCAtatggaattaaaattataagtaccACCAAAAAACAAGTTAATTACGTTTAAGTGCCATAAAACCAGAGTGACCAAAGAGAATGGAATGGTAACCCTAGCAATGAGTGAAAGTAAAAAATTGATTCAACCATACAAC
Proteins encoded in this window:
- the LOC133520633 gene encoding E3 SUMO-protein ligase RanBP2-like isoform X5, which translates into the protein MYRTKKDIDAHVESLISKLPLKEFTSRGYSIGRLYFEVGDYANCCRYVEQYLHVHSSNAAAHALLGQALQKLGKMKKALEEFKTSYELCPTQNSLVLNICEILAGDEESTEPDRAKYWCEKAEKMFPKHPVTFQLREKLLSMANPDPQALVYLLLEELAVRPKDVRLHIRLLKFYLKNNNIEEAFTHSCNIEFGENNFNNNYDWYETVGQILKCNPRKSNDWLFQLLLLTVTERMCVLSITQTLGYKDRSIFESTELLHAYDQSIERVAKTGSNPGHGEFHAGLLKHHRSQFAFIAATLLLKRGATHSWRDAARDAEPLMLMAWHSSVADVSASWVISAPETQQKAVRRWYSEGSYRCSQSGHYLLSNFNDKSQSFLDRISQNCSGIHWRDKLYGKIFSSRYHLEKINTSHLVSTSFDAPALILPKRSEVEIHDEEAQRAYGSSLHHFVWLLSKYKDFSQFKLTIFEMLPLAVQNDANCGPESLCQMDFYAFLYCAALTSRQQRDSGVPSDKPKTLPANITDLLCPLSQMKWWDCAYKFSQNELGAEITDIRLTLSRGIEIVRCVDNHGIEPELLCDLGRTFSNRAKLITDIDDKHSWELRGVLYYRSAINLLKKKSTDAVTRFEKRMFEKLSLLPKDTDSLLEECKLYVALYELNNNEYEKAIELLSPLKSAQSLYHLSVAYKKMALNENKYSQINANDDSNSKYKSLLSKAQEYAYEAHYKLKSPENKSNHMLLIKTEELINELDLHLNEWSDGPNDKNANPSDEYFSIHGNEDGALKSQSLFSRNFSSTPKRLSHLSMGPTSIPNVCDQQFIEPNDKQKSSLLKRDTAAINDLIDLARSVFEENRIVGNQIISTINSNMQNTNDQFAFLKISVDQVKEQVNECRKECKEVTELKKQIAELKKDISKIKKASEQTINENELFNLDEGYATNETASTFAAQLPFTAQQVMPPFNQRLISPFSVPPNPFQLYGQNLFNLYSQFSQPSSVPGAPPIFDAARPQVNYPGVFTNPDQMYLDVAHLAQQTAVPVIPVQASVTATVAASSLPVPHSTAPVTSIMTQNVIAKDSPRSLPANVVVTSSDPLPTSTTTPAPVLSVTVPPKHVKGIPHNYQIQMPATEPTPAFGFPSLGNKTSSNTESPNWTQNTVFKDATPTTNSHPITFSPKLGNSLKEEVSIGAANDSHNKSRTLSEKSNTSIDNYDPCPDFKPIIPLPAEVKVTTGEEDETVIFSARAKLYRFVDNQWKERGLGDMKLLKHKTTGKVRVLMRREQIHKICANHTITSYMEIKPMKNETKAYFWVANDFADETLVLEKFCVRFKTADIARQFYQTFENARSEATTSEASSAVLEAPVNLTSSKSDKTGAKNDVSKPFDVKGTPANNLQPAKTVFGGFTFSSTPAFKIIEDTKPSGKNVELALTSKINVFSGLNFKTASSTFSNLFNTSSSQTNCSKTLVPNVEATDKLNTSDTVEEYEPTGEFTPVVPLPALVDTKTGEEDEIVLFEHRAKLLRFVAKEWKERGLGNMKILVNKENPQKLRLLMRREQVMKVCCNHAVTKAMTFQKMPNVDKAVTWCAQDFSEGELTPETFCLRFKTAQACNDFIDVVKTAQSKLRDDSKAAKEELNAAKQNSQTGITTLNKPANSNWGDKFKPKQGSWECKECLVRNEANVEICPACNSPKNSGSATANTKMTEIKAPNNEVKFKFGIPQQSNPVQVAEQIVSSAQVKSSWGDMFKPAAGTWECKQCFVRNEGGVDTCCACNSPKDPNAASKPITASTTFSTPKFNFGISPTSNSNEQKANTTSIFDGTGAHKFNFGIPSNLQVKSTDNLPKSDTSSTKYVLALGTGKSCDTVQTASLTPKEKPALLPTPQKPNETATFDFVFKPKTQIKARSPAKSPKKDNGEESDGNEYASEDEGHHIHITPIIPLPDKVKVVTGEEDEDELFAHRAKLLIFVSGEWKERGLGVVKILKHKHTSKLRVVMRREQVFKICLNHALTPDITYNLKDEKNWIFAANDFTEGELTVHRFCLKFKTKEIAMQFKDAVDRARDWKNNEIQQNQNISVKSDNDNDDVEFVTETQSNSEEKNKALQLMLPENFFLYKNKDPCPGCRGCEDSKDSTSQAPKKSNISLNVFTAPTAFSSALRIPTENKAVFTPDKVNATKTANTVEQPAYSQPTNSTNKIILKPKFVSADNTSSIFRAPMLNSSIIPGAQTSTTIGTQSDPKSIFATANSNLTSNNSSLFGFKPNNNGNTEGKAVFGATVNTKLNDGQKPDGKSIFGFTSGMTNQKPFNLFNQNDGNIFVKANDVVKSDQTSAFASVDAPNYFGNGKSTLTFDPKTDSKGQGGSKSELVKLLNTPKEDKNISYTAPKALGSDSLLSFSAFKSQPELKFQKNPDFKWEGAGQQLFAQAPQSKNISDADHEVDTGNGAEEEYDPHYEPIVPLPDKITVTTGEEDEEKLFGRRCKLFRYNDATREWKERGVGELKILYHPEKKTYRLLFRREQVHKAVLNMLIFMDLELLPMSKSDRAWTWAGRNYAENPAGDQETLAVRFKTLEMATEFFDKVKECVRKLQATGAQAVREEKEIEEKPKSMALLRLPKHLQVNARADNALAMKTDSKIVEATEQRKPQSAEREVTNRVLIHDDEQRQEANDEEAEDYFQSDDYDTYYNEDEESGTYFSCDCEAEVAQGSAVTSCAQAHVQVLFDHAMYASKIQLTNMATGELLADMLIHDETEFQLFEATCSWTGTDYTSNDLLDTTVTLAFPDSETAMQFYESCESSKEHNSAEDADTEA